A window of the Brassica napus cultivar Da-Ae chromosome C5, Da-Ae, whole genome shotgun sequence genome harbors these coding sequences:
- the LOC111203358 gene encoding replication protein A 70 kDa DNA-binding subunit-like: MVTPLRLCYPMIMEKKIHASCKKTYMESKGRLLPVGAWRWIQNFSLSPANGCYRSTDHSYKMSFVQNRTITKSPLVNEDMFLSLVDFQSVLSGSLNPNFLIDVIGQVMELGDLETIQVVGKPRRKVEFTLRDINDSSVPCCLWGKISEVLYEGCSKEEEGKPICLIRFAKIGRYRGELQITNAFEASQLLINPSIPETDAFKQIMC, from the exons ATGGTGACACCCTTGAGATTGTGCTATCCGATGATAAT ggaaaaaaaaatccatgcCTCGTGCAAGAAGACTTACATGGAGAGTAAAGGACGCCTTCTTCCAGTTGGAGCATGGAGGTGGATTCAGAATTTCAGCCTCAGTCCTGCAAATGGATGCTATCGATCAACCGATCATTCCTACAAAATGAGTTTCGTTCAGAATAGAACAATCACGAAATCTCCTCTTGTGAATGAAGACATGTTCTTAAGTTTGGTGGACTTTCAGTCAGTTTTGAGTGGATCACTCAACCCAAATTTCCTCATTG ATGTGATTGGTCAGGTTATGGAATTGGGAGACCTTGAAACTATCCAAGTCGTAGGGAAACCAAGAAGGAAAGTGGAGTTTACACTTCGCGACATCAA TGACTCCAGTGTTCCCTGTTGTCTCTGGGGCAAAATTTCTGAGGTCCTCTATGAGGGTTGCAGCAAAGAAGAAGAGGGTAAACCCATATGTCTAATCAGGTTTGCAAAGATCGGGAGATACAGAG GTGAACTCCAAATCACCAATGCATTTGAGGCATCACAGCTCTTGATTAATCCTTCAATTCCAGAGACTGATGCCTTCAAACAAAT CATGTGTTAG